A window of the Sulfitobacter sp. THAF37 genome harbors these coding sequences:
- a CDS encoding TetR/AcrR family transcriptional regulator — protein MADVMIGAREVFFRCGYEGATVDAIAAEGKVSKATMYSYYPTKEQLFLSVVESECGRLADEILRPLIASLEPRAQLEELALRMVDLTLDDTYIRLLRTCVGASEALPEVGEVYFRAGPKPARELVGRILERLTREGALDVDDVRRASDHFIHLCVSGLLMPRLLAVKRAVHREQHAREAVAAFLRLYGSGHRDKFSD, from the coding sequence ATGGCCGACGTCATGATTGGTGCGCGCGAGGTTTTCTTCCGATGCGGTTACGAAGGAGCCACGGTCGATGCAATTGCCGCTGAAGGAAAAGTGTCGAAGGCAACCATGTATTCGTATTACCCGACCAAGGAGCAACTGTTCCTGAGCGTGGTTGAATCCGAATGCGGTCGGCTTGCGGACGAAATCCTCCGGCCCTTGATCGCGTCTTTGGAGCCGCGCGCCCAGTTGGAAGAACTCGCCCTTCGCATGGTCGACCTCACCTTGGACGACACCTACATCCGTCTCCTGCGAACGTGCGTTGGCGCCTCCGAGGCACTGCCCGAAGTGGGTGAGGTTTATTTTCGCGCAGGCCCGAAACCTGCCCGCGAACTCGTCGGTCGGATTCTGGAGCGCCTTACGCGCGAAGGCGCGCTCGATGTCGATGACGTCCGGCGCGCGTCCGATCACTTCATACACCTTTGCGTTTCGGGGCTACTTATGCCGCGCCTTCTCGCAGTGAAACGAGCTGTCCACCGCGAGCAACATGCGCGCGAAGCGGTCGCTGCATTCCTGCGACTTTACGGTAGCGGCCACAGAGACAAATTTTCAGATTGA